Proteins from a genomic interval of Odontesthes bonariensis isolate fOdoBon6 chromosome 7, fOdoBon6.hap1, whole genome shotgun sequence:
- the gal gene encoding galanin peptides isoform X1, with the protein MQKCFGIFCVSLIFCATVSETIGLVIAAKEKRGWTLNSAGYLLGPRRIDHLIQIKDSPSARGRDELVTQYGIDGHRTLGDKPGLAGKRDMGQDEDFRTGALRIADEDIIHTVIDFLSYLRLKVHQQVVQKLESWRFDSHSRHSKRLVELTAGGVAVHLLVMAEVPLSKAPYPHAPWALNGCPPLQVGICL; encoded by the exons ATGCAGAAGTGCTTCGGGATTTTCTGCGTGTCGCTCATCTTTTGCGCAACAGTCTCAGAGACCATCGGACTGGTCATTGCG GCAAAGGAGAAGCGTGGCTGGACTCTGAACAGCGCTGGATACCTGTTAGGTCCTC GTCGTATTGATCACCTAATTCAGATAAAGGATTCCCCCAGTGCCAGAGGCAGAGACGAGCTGGTCACTCAAT ATGGAATAGATGGACACAGGACACTAGGAGACAAGCCGGGTCTGGCTGGCAAGAGGGACATGGGCCAGGATGAAGACTTCAGAACAG GTGCTctgagaatagcagatgaggacATCATCCACACTGTCATTGATTTCTTGTCTTACCTCAGACTTAAAG TTCACCAACAGGTCGTCCAAAAACTGGAaagttggcggttcgattcccactctcgccactcaaaaagattggtggaactgacggctggaggggtggcagtccacctccttgtcatggctgaggtgcccttgagcaaggcaccgtacccccatgctccctgggcgctgaatggctgcccaccgctccaggttggcatctgtctctaa
- the gal gene encoding galanin peptides isoform X2 has product MQKCFGIFCVSLIFCATVSETIGLVIAAKEKRGWTLNSAGYLLGPHGIDGHRTLGDKPGLAGKRDMGQDEDFRTGALRIADEDIIHTVIDFLSYLRLKVHQQVVQKLESWRFDSHSRHSKRLVELTAGGVAVHLLVMAEVPLSKAPYPHAPWALNGCPPLQVGICL; this is encoded by the exons ATGCAGAAGTGCTTCGGGATTTTCTGCGTGTCGCTCATCTTTTGCGCAACAGTCTCAGAGACCATCGGACTGGTCATTGCG GCAAAGGAGAAGCGTGGCTGGACTCTGAACAGCGCTGGATACCTGTTAGGTCCTC ATGGAATAGATGGACACAGGACACTAGGAGACAAGCCGGGTCTGGCTGGCAAGAGGGACATGGGCCAGGATGAAGACTTCAGAACAG GTGCTctgagaatagcagatgaggacATCATCCACACTGTCATTGATTTCTTGTCTTACCTCAGACTTAAAG TTCACCAACAGGTCGTCCAAAAACTGGAaagttggcggttcgattcccactctcgccactcaaaaagattggtggaactgacggctggaggggtggcagtccacctccttgtcatggctgaggtgcccttgagcaaggcaccgtacccccatgctccctgggcgctgaatggctgcccaccgctccaggttggcatctgtctctaa
- the gal gene encoding galanin peptides isoform X3, whose translation MQKCFGIFCVSLIFCATVSETIGLVIAAKEKRGWTLNSAGYLLGPRRIDHLIQIKDSPSARGRDELVTQYGIDGHRTLGDKPGLAGKRDMGQDEDFRTGALRIADEDIIHTVIDFLSYLRLKEMGALDSLPPSITSDELANP comes from the exons ATGCAGAAGTGCTTCGGGATTTTCTGCGTGTCGCTCATCTTTTGCGCAACAGTCTCAGAGACCATCGGACTGGTCATTGCG GCAAAGGAGAAGCGTGGCTGGACTCTGAACAGCGCTGGATACCTGTTAGGTCCTC GTCGTATTGATCACCTAATTCAGATAAAGGATTCCCCCAGTGCCAGAGGCAGAGACGAGCTGGTCACTCAAT ATGGAATAGATGGACACAGGACACTAGGAGACAAGCCGGGTCTGGCTGGCAAGAGGGACATGGGCCAGGATGAAGACTTCAGAACAG GTGCTctgagaatagcagatgaggacATCATCCACACTGTCATTGATTTCTTGTCTTACCTCAGACTTAAAG AGATGGGAGCCCTGGACAGCCTGCCTCCTTCCATCACATCAGACGAACTGGCCAATCCCTGA
- the gal gene encoding galanin peptides isoform X4: MQKCFGIFCVSLIFCATVSETIGLVIAAKEKRGWTLNSAGYLLGPHGIDGHRTLGDKPGLAGKRDMGQDEDFRTGALRIADEDIIHTVIDFLSYLRLKEMGALDSLPPSITSDELANP, from the exons ATGCAGAAGTGCTTCGGGATTTTCTGCGTGTCGCTCATCTTTTGCGCAACAGTCTCAGAGACCATCGGACTGGTCATTGCG GCAAAGGAGAAGCGTGGCTGGACTCTGAACAGCGCTGGATACCTGTTAGGTCCTC ATGGAATAGATGGACACAGGACACTAGGAGACAAGCCGGGTCTGGCTGGCAAGAGGGACATGGGCCAGGATGAAGACTTCAGAACAG GTGCTctgagaatagcagatgaggacATCATCCACACTGTCATTGATTTCTTGTCTTACCTCAGACTTAAAG AGATGGGAGCCCTGGACAGCCTGCCTCCTTCCATCACATCAGACGAACTGGCCAATCCCTGA